The Candidatus Auribacterota bacterium genome segment TCCCAGAAAAGCTTTGCCTGGCGATGGCGCTCCTCGATGGTTTCACGCAGATGATACATTCCGCGGAAAAAGGGGGCGTCTTTGGTGCGGGCGGTGGAGACCAGCCCCCAGGGAGGCTTATCGGGTCGTTGGGTTAACACCTCATTTGCTCCAAACTGTTTTATCAGATTCTCCCTATGTTGCTCCTGTTCACAAAATCTCACAATATCGTAAACCATAAAATTAATAAAAAGCTCAGGTCTTGGATATTCTAAAATGCGTTTTAAAGTATCCATTGGATAGCCTGTATATCCAAAAGGATCAATGAAGAAAAACATCGGGTTATATTGTAAGTTCTGCTTTTCTTGACTCACGTGAATGATATAGGTTTCCCAGGTAACGCGCCCCCACCAGCCCTCCGAAAAAATATTTCATTTTTCCGGGAATAAAATTCACTCTCGCCTCGTCTTATATAGTGAGATTGGGATTTATGTGCAGCATCTTTTAGAAGGTAGGCGGGGCATGGATAAAGCAAAAAAGACTTCTTTGATTCCGGCAAACCGCATCGAAAATGTGATCATTTTGATAAGAGGGCAGAAGGTAATTCTTGATGTTGAGTTGGCTTATCTCTATGGCGTGCCTACAAAGCGTCTTAACGAACAGGTCAAGCGTAATAGAACCCGCTTTCCAGAGGATTTTATGTTTCAATTAAGCCGTGATGAATTTGTTAACTTGAAGTCGCATTTTGCGACCACAAGTTCAGGGTGGGGTGGAACGCGCAAGCCACCCTATGCCTTTACAGAACATGGCGCGATCATGGCAGCTACAGTGCTTAATTCACCGCTTGCAATAGAAATGAGTATTTTTGTTGTCCGTGCGTTTGTGAAACTGCGGAGAATAATAGCCAGTCACGTCGAATTAGCACGCAAGTTGAAAGAAATGGAGAAGACGTACGATGCTCAATTCAAAGTGGTATTCGATGCCATTCGCGAGCTCATGTCCCCGCTGGAAAAGCCGAAACGCCTGATTGGCTTTCACGCGGAGCCATGATGATAACAGGAATATTCCTGCACCCGTGGAGCCCGTGGGGGAAGTCGAAGGGGATCACCAAAAAGAGCGGGAATTTTTGAGCCATTCCCTCCAGCATCCACAATTGGAATGCTAAACCTATCCTCCTTGACTCGCGCGAATGTCATTGACCTCACTCATCAGCGCTCAACCCCTCCGCCTTGACCCACACAAAACCCGTTGTCACTGTCCCCATCAATGAATACCACACCAATCCTCCTTGACGCGCGCGAAAATTCTTTTCCCCCGTCCCGCCTTATGCGGGACGCCGATAAAAAAGCTTCTTTGCCCCCCTTGGAAATTGCCCCGAAAAGAAGTTCGAACCGTTAAAGCTGGCGCGCCCAGGTCCCTCGGCTTCGCTCGGGAACTTCGTCAGGACTCCCCTCGGCTCTCCCGCTGAAGCGGGATCGCTCGGGACAAGGTTCCTTCGGCAAGCTCAGGATCTTCGACGCCTGCTCCGCAGGTTCTCGTCCTGCCTTGATACGAGAGTGCTCTGTCAGCCCTCGCAAGGAGGGCCGCCAGAGCACTGGCGCGCCCGGCAGGACTCGAACCTGCGGCCAACGGATTAGAAATCCGTTGCTCTATCCGCCTGAGCTACGGGCGCGTGACTGCACGGGAAGGAGTTCGGAAGAGATTCTACAATCAACTATAGCACCGGTGGAGAGAGGGTGTCCATAAGAAATCTTTCTCGGGGTTTCCCTGTCTGGATATGAGTTGAGAAGTTTTTGCTTTGACGCGCCTGATGCTCAGAATGTGTTATGATAATGTATCGAGGACTGAATGTGTCTCCCACCGTGTGCCCACGGCGAGGGTTGACGGGCTGATCGATGAGGCGAGTATAATGAGGAGCACTATCCGTTCTTATACGATGAAGGGATTTTATGAAGAGCAATCTCCAGATCGAGCAGAGCATTGAGAAATGGCACATATCCCGCGTCGCCGAGAAACTCGGGCTCACCGAGGAGGACTATGATTATCACGGCAAATACATCGCCAAGGTCTACGCCAGCCTGCTCCAGAAGAAGAGGAGAGCGCCCTCCGGAAAGCTCATCCTCGTCACCGCGATAACGCCGACGCCCGCGGGAGAAGGGAAAACGACCACGACCATAGGCCTCGGCGACGCGTTTGCACGCCTGGGGATGCGGAGCTGCATCTGCCTCCGCGAGCCCTCCCTGGGGCCGTATTTCGGGATCAAAGGCGGCGGAACCGGGAGCGGCTACGCGCAGGTCGTTCCCGCCGAGGATATCAACCTCCATTTCGCCGGCGACATGTACGCCGTTACGAAAGCCAACAACCTCCTCTCCGCCATGATCGACAACCATCTCCAGCACGGCAACAGCCTCCGCATCGACCCGAGGAGGATCAGCTGGAAGAGGATCATGGACCTGAACGACAGGGCGCTGCGCGAGATCTTCGTCGGCCTCGGCGGCGTGATGCACGGCATCCCGCGGAAAGACGGCTTTGATATCACGCCCGCCTCAGAGGTGATGGCCATCCTCTGTCTCTCGATGGACTACGGAGACCTGATCGAGCGGCTGAAGCGGATCACCATCGGCTCGACGTACACGGGAGAGCCGGTGACCGCGGAGCAGATAAAGGCAGATGGGTCCATGGCGGTGCTGCTCCGCGATGCCATACACCCGAACCTCGTCCAGACGATCGAGCACACGCCCGCCTTCGTCCACGGCGGCGCGTTCGCGAATATCGCGCACGGCTGCAACAGCGCCGTCGCGACAAAACTGGCGCTCAAGCTTGCGGACGTGGTGGTCACGGAGGCGGGCTTCGGGTCAGAGCTCGGCGCGGAGAAGTTCTTCGACATCAAGTGCCGCATCGCAAAGCTTACGCCGAGCGCCGCCGTGATCGTCGCGACGACACGGGCCATGAGGTATCAGGGATATGACTCGCTCGCGAAGGGCATGGATAATCTGAGAAAACATATCGAAAATGTCCGCCACTTTGGAATCCCGATCGTGGTCGCCGTCAACCGCTTCGAGGGAGATAGCAGGCGGGATTTAACGGCGATCATCTCTGCCTGCCACCGTGCGGGGGTGCGGGCCGCCATCTCAACCGTTCACGAGAAAGGAGGACAGGGGGGCATCGCGCTCGCCGAAGCGGTCCTCGAGGCGGTTGAAAAAAACAGGGCTCAATTTAAATTCCTCTACCCGCTGAATCTCCCCATAAAAAAGAAGATTGAACTCATCGCCCATGAGATGTACGGCGCGAAGGGTGTTGACTATGAGCTCTCGGCCAACCTGGATATCCAGCGCATCGAGAAACTGGGCTACGGCAACCTCTCGGTATGCATGGCAAAGACACAGAAATCCCTCTCGGACGATCCCGCGGTCCGGGGGCGACCGAGGAATTTCAGCATAAATGTCAACCAGGTCAGGCTCGCCGCGGGGGCGGGCTTCGTCGTCGCCATAATCGGCAACATCATGACGATGCCGGGCCTCCCCAAATACCCCGCCGCCGAGCGGATAAAGATAGACCGATCTGGAAGAGTGCTCGGCCTCTCCTAAGCACAAGGGTCCACATCATGCTCATCACCGCACTCCTCCTGGCCTTGCAACTCGGCTTCCCCCTCGCATCTACAGGTCACCCCCCCCTCTTCTCACCGGGAGAAAGACTGCACTACAGGGGATACGTCCTCGGCTACTTCCCGGTGGGCGATGTATGGTTTGGAGTAAATAAGGCAACGTATAAAGGCAGGGAGGCATACCGTTTCGACGCCCGCGCGCTCGGCCACTACGTGATCTACACCCTCGACATCCGCCTTCGCTCTATTGTAGACGCCTCGAACCTCAGGAGCCGGGTGTTCCGTCGTCGCGAGGTCGGCACGGAGAAAAGGGATTATAAAATTGTCTTCGACCGAGATGAGATGAAGGCGACCCACTACCGCAAGCGGGGGAAATTCAGCACCGTCGAAGAGATGGACGCGGCCCCATGGGAGAAGCGCGCTGTGTTCCCCATCAGCCCCGAGGTAAACGACATCCTCTACACGCTCTACTTCGCCAGGGATATCGGGGACAAGGTGGGGACAAAGAGATATTACTGGTTCGTGGAAACGACCTCTATCTGGAAAACGCTCGTCACGATCTCCGGCGAAGAGAAGATCAACCTGGGGAGGGCGGGG includes the following:
- a CDS encoding ORF6N domain-containing protein, coding for MDKAKKTSLIPANRIENVIILIRGQKVILDVELAYLYGVPTKRLNEQVKRNRTRFPEDFMFQLSRDEFVNLKSHFATTSSGWGGTRKPPYAFTEHGAIMAATVLNSPLAIEMSIFVVRAFVKLRRIIASHVELARKLKEMEKTYDAQFKVVFDAIRELMSPLEKPKRLIGFHAEP
- a CDS encoding formate--tetrahydrofolate ligase — encoded protein: MKSNLQIEQSIEKWHISRVAEKLGLTEEDYDYHGKYIAKVYASLLQKKRRAPSGKLILVTAITPTPAGEGKTTTTIGLGDAFARLGMRSCICLREPSLGPYFGIKGGGTGSGYAQVVPAEDINLHFAGDMYAVTKANNLLSAMIDNHLQHGNSLRIDPRRISWKRIMDLNDRALREIFVGLGGVMHGIPRKDGFDITPASEVMAILCLSMDYGDLIERLKRITIGSTYTGEPVTAEQIKADGSMAVLLRDAIHPNLVQTIEHTPAFVHGGAFANIAHGCNSAVATKLALKLADVVVTEAGFGSELGAEKFFDIKCRIAKLTPSAAVIVATTRAMRYQGYDSLAKGMDNLRKHIENVRHFGIPIVVAVNRFEGDSRRDLTAIISACHRAGVRAAISTVHEKGGQGGIALAEAVLEAVEKNRAQFKFLYPLNLPIKKKIELIAHEMYGAKGVDYELSANLDIQRIEKLGYGNLSVCMAKTQKSLSDDPAVRGRPRNFSINVNQVRLAAGAGFVVAIIGNIMTMPGLPKYPAAERIKIDRSGRVLGLS
- a CDS encoding DUF3108 domain-containing protein translates to MLITALLLALQLGFPLASTGHPPLFSPGERLHYRGYVLGYFPVGDVWFGVNKATYKGREAYRFDARALGHYVIYTLDIRLRSIVDASNLRSRVFRRREVGTEKRDYKIVFDRDEMKATHYRKRGKFSTVEEMDAAPWEKRAVFPISPEVNDILYTLYFARDIGDKVGTKRYYWFVETTSIWKTLVTISGEEKINLGRAGTFDTLKVMIEPDYSRQPEKGARFSGLFGVMGSLEVWVDKKTRIPLIVRGQVPFAYILRPTISVILQDYTLP